The following proteins are co-located in the Rhodoligotrophos appendicifer genome:
- a CDS encoding DUF1232 domain-containing protein produces the protein MAEGTGVATQTPDLDSPEIQLPVVMQANEKRVRRGFWRKLGRVATRLPFAETIVAAYYCALDPATPTRAKAILLAALAYFVLPFDVVPDFLIVLGFTDDAAVMFAAMNMITAYMKPAHYEQAKASLERIRAGGKAEA, from the coding sequence ATGGCGGAAGGGACGGGCGTGGCAACTCAGACACCGGATCTCGATTCTCCGGAAATTCAGCTGCCAGTCGTCATGCAGGCGAATGAAAAGCGCGTTCGCCGCGGCTTTTGGCGAAAGCTCGGGCGTGTCGCCACGCGACTGCCGTTTGCAGAGACCATCGTCGCCGCCTATTACTGCGCGCTGGATCCGGCAACTCCTACCCGGGCGAAAGCTATCCTCTTGGCAGCGCTCGCCTATTTCGTCCTGCCGTTCGATGTGGTGCCGGATTTCCTGATCGTTCTGGGTTTCACGGACGATGCCGCGGTGATGTTTGCCGCCATGAACATGATCACCGCCTATATGAAACCCGCGCATTACGAACAAGCAAAGGCGTCGCTTGAACGCATCCGTGCGGGTGGAAAGGCTGAGGCCTGA
- a CDS encoding SDR family NAD(P)-dependent oxidoreductase has translation MKIDNATAAIVTGGASGLGEATARRLAEDGARVALFDLNSERGEQVARDIGGIFCKVDVTDEESIDQGLARAREAHGQERILVNCAGIVIGQKSVRRKRETGEVIAHSLKDFRKVVEINLIGTFAMLSRSAAGMLSLAPVTEDGGRGVIVNTASVAATDGQMGQAAYASSKAGVMGLTLPVARDLAADGIRVMAILPGLFHTPMFDGLPDDARKSLAAGVPFPTRLGRADEYASLVRHIVDNDMLNGESIRLDGAVRLAPR, from the coding sequence ATGAAAATCGACAATGCCACAGCCGCGATCGTCACCGGCGGCGCTTCGGGGCTTGGAGAGGCGACGGCGAGGCGTCTTGCTGAAGACGGAGCCCGGGTGGCGCTCTTTGATTTGAACAGTGAGCGCGGAGAGCAGGTGGCCCGAGACATCGGAGGCATTTTCTGCAAGGTCGACGTGACCGACGAAGAGAGCATTGACCAGGGTCTGGCCAGGGCCCGCGAGGCTCATGGGCAGGAACGCATCCTCGTGAACTGCGCCGGCATCGTGATTGGACAGAAGTCGGTTCGCCGCAAACGAGAGACCGGCGAGGTGATCGCTCACAGTCTGAAGGATTTCCGGAAAGTCGTGGAAATCAATTTGATCGGGACCTTTGCCATGCTGTCCAGATCGGCAGCCGGCATGTTGTCGCTGGCACCGGTCACGGAAGATGGCGGACGTGGCGTTATCGTCAATACGGCGTCCGTGGCGGCCACCGATGGCCAGATGGGGCAGGCGGCCTATGCGTCGTCCAAGGCCGGGGTGATGGGTCTCACCCTGCCGGTGGCCCGCGATCTCGCAGCCGATGGCATTCGCGTGATGGCCATCCTCCCCGGCCTGTTTCACACACCCATGTTCGATGGCTTGCCGGATGACGCTCGGAAGTCGCTGGCGGCAGGCGTGCCGTTTCCCACCCGTTTGGGCCGGGCCGACGAATATGCCTCCCTCGTCAGGCACATCGTCGACAATGACATGCTGAACGGGGAATCGATCCGACTCGACGGCGCCGTCCGCCTGGCGCCGCGTTGA
- a CDS encoding twin transmembrane helix small protein, whose translation MNVLEYLVPVAIAAVFVVLLLGLWNMMRGGDPNTSQKLMRWRVILQFVAIVIIMATIYFMQK comes from the coding sequence ATGAATGTGCTCGAGTATCTCGTCCCGGTGGCCATCGCCGCAGTGTTCGTCGTGCTGCTGCTGGGCCTGTGGAACATGATGCGCGGGGGAGACCCGAATACGTCGCAAAAATTGATGCGTTGGCGCGTGATCCTGCAATTCGTTGCGATCGTCATCATCATGGCCACCATCTACTTCATGCAGAAATAG